GTGCAACCAACATTTAACAGTGCATTGGTTGAACAATACTACATGGTGACACAACTTTTTTCATTACACACACGCACTGTGTTCTGTGTGTGGTGTATACTTATCTATGTACTGTGTGCATTGTTGGCACACATGATATCATTGCAGATTGGATTACTCTGGTGGTTTATCATACAATCATCTTGTATGGTTGATAGGCAACATTTCAAATGAAGCAGCAATTTAGAAAATctttaaagccaatggacactactattggtaattgtcaaagactagcctccacagttggtgcatctcaacatatatatgcataaaataacaaacctgtgaaaatttgagctaaatcggtcatcaaacttgcgagataataatgaaagaaaaaacacccttgtcacacgaagttctctgcgtttagatggttgatttcgagacctcaagttctaaacttaaggtctcgaaatcaaacgcgtggaaaattacctctttcttgaaactatggcacttcagagggaaccgtttttcacaatgttttataccatcaacctctcccctttactcgtcagtaagaaaggttttatgctaataattattttgagtatttaccaatagtgtccactaccttatTAAATGGTCGGACTGTGGATGAACAGCACAATGTAACTGCAGAGTCTCTATCACAAAATTTGCCCACCTTGACAAAACTTAGCAACACACACAATACTTTTCACCAAATTGCCAGGCAAGACATTTGTACaacaacattaaaggaacacgttgccttggatcggtcgagttggtctttgaaaagcgtttgtaaccgtttgttataaaatgcacatgggtagaaagatgttgtaaaagtagaatacaatgatccacacaaacatgcctcaaaattgcgtggttttccttttacctcgtcgactaacacgtcggccatttatgggggtcaaaattttgactcccataaatggccgaccatgttagttcgcacagtagaaggaaaaccacgcaatttcgaggcaaacttgtgtggatcattgtattctacttttaaaacatctttccaaccatatgcattttataaaaaacggttacaaacgcttttgttttgaccaactcgtccgatccaaggcaacgtgctcctttaagcGCCTCCGGCCTTTTCGACAAGATCAAAGCATTATAAAGTGAGCAAACCAAtggaggaggatgagggcctttttatttatcgttattttttatttaggccTTTACGTctcatccaaaggacgaagcaatggttaagtgtcttgcttttaaggacacaagtgtcacagctggggattcgaacccacactctgctgattagaaacaccagcgTTTGAATTCGGTGCCCCTTTGCTTCTTTTGTGAGTTTGGTAGTCTGTGGTTGTTACAAGGGTGCTGGTATAGAGGCAGCCTAGATGCTTCACTATGCATGCTAATGTGGTGATCCAGCCTTTGCAGGGTGCTGCTATATTCAGAAATGACCGAAAAGACCTTGAAGGGGGTAGCTGTTACTGATCTTGCAGAACCTCTTCATGTAGCCCCGTGTTGTGTCTGCACTGCTTCAAAAAAACCTTTGTCTCTACACCCCTGGATGCTCCACATGGTCCCATCTTATCCATGTTATCTGTAACTGGCTCATGTGGTGTATAGAATGAGGAACCTTGGCTGAAGGATAAATAAGATGGTGGTTCTGAAGGGCCTAAAGAAAATCCTGCCAACTTTTATAGTACAAACAGGAAGATTTCAGAGATGTTGACAAACTGTATAAAGGTGAGGTATGGGATAACGTCACAAGGTTACACACCTATTAGTCAGTTGGAAGTAATTCAAGCAATTACAGATCAAGGACACTGTGATTTTAAGCTGCTTTAAATCTCTCCTTCCAATCATCCCATATGATTTAATACACATGATACCTCAAGGAGTCAAGACACAATGCACAATTGTACAAGAGTAATTGGGCAGTAGGGAGAATAGGCAAGAATATGTGTACTATACAATGCAGATTGAGCAATAATTTTCAGCAAATCTGGGAACCCCACCTAAGCCAACACACCCTGTTTGTATAAACTGTCCTTTATTGCTCCATATATATCAGGGACACAATCAACAAGGccagtttttacttgcaccatGTATATTGCACTTGATTGAAGTTGCGGTTCATGGTTTCACACGTGCGCCCAGCCGTAGTGCGGTAATCTTCAATTATGAAGCAGCACTtgtaaaggaagaagaagatggCTTATAAAGTCCGAGCGAGGCTAACTTTTTATACTTTCCAGCataatcaggcatgcaactgcctgttgaaaaaaaaaagggaacattttcaaaggcacaacccaagtgcggagcgaggcagccgaactGCCAcaggacatgatacccacaacggtaccctagaaaatgttgaggtttattatgctcttaggtgcatctttagcatgtactaggcttattttacatgattgtagtagttgtttttttttttcacgtaaaaaaaaagaaaaaaaaacgcggaattccgcagaaaacgcggaagagttgcatgcctgataatACCCAGAACCTAGCATGCTAGGAAACCTTGATTGATTTTTTATCATAATGTCACCAGGAGCCATATTTTCATAATCTCATTGAGGCTGCCTTGAGATctaaagcaaacaaaaactgcTTCGAAAAATTAGGATCAAAGACAAATATATGttacaaaataacattttgaaaataaataaacagcatAGGTAATCAGCTAagcagctgaaaagttgcatacCTAGATCAATGCTTAGTAAACACGGTCAATTTCAAAGGCTACCAAGGAACTTTTACTTGTGACCCATGTCAATACACGTTCACAATTACTTCATTACGTACAAGTTTAGTACATGAGTACTGTAGCACAGAAACATTGAGGTCTGCAATTGCAcagaattctgcggtaagcagagccatgaaattgggccagctGTACATCCATCCTGTCAGTGATACTTTCCTAGCTGGATGGTGGGCAATACTGGCAATGCTTTGtgacattattttgtgcttaaaatgtGAAGGATCTGATTGCCACTATTTGACCATTAGACCacttgtgattggtcaaaatgggTGAAAAAGAGCCATTCAGATACTGCATTTTTTCCCTTAAAcaatgagcaaaaaaaaaatattgccagAAAAAATTGTTTAAGATCGTTGTGCGATTCACATGTTTGATGAAAGTTGGACTTTAtttctaacccccccccccccctacatttttttttttttttaactgtggtGTATCTGGCTCAGGCTGGATGGAGTGGTAGGCTAAGTTTATTTTATGACTTCAGCATTTTTTGCAGGCtttcaaaaaatacattcaccatttacctttttgacaaacaaaataacagagAGAAATAGCGCAGTGTGGGACACAGCACAGTTGTGGGAAGTTTGCCAGTCATCTGcctttggataactttccgtattgcgccaccattttttcactcatttttacaacaagggatatctcattgaggtaaattagatactaattatttcatatcgaatgaaaaagtggtggcgccatacggaaacttttcctgcctttttttttaaagctttaatAAATGCAGAGAAAGCATTCAACCATGAAATGACAAAATCAATGAGCAGATGAGTGTACCTGCCCAATTCCATGATGGCCATTCATAACAgctgcctcccccccccccccccgcctcccccccccaaaaaaaaataataataataataataataataataataataataaatgggGTTGAGTTGACATGGTTGAGAGAAATGGACCCATCATTCATGGgcccttttttaattttatatcaTGTATGTATGGCCTGGGGTTGAGTAATAAATCATGGcctaaataatttttaattacaATCATAATAATTAACCTTGCACTATTGTACATTTGAACCAAACACCTGTCTATCTGTCCTAAGCATGTCAATAGTGCTGGTGCTCGCCCACTACGCTGCTAGATCTGCATGCTGTGCTCGCTCTGGTTGTTgaagcatagaggaaggacagtgGTTGAAGGTTGTTTATTATGGAGTTAAAAATTGTAATGTTTGCAACTGATGATAACCGACTAGCCTACTGCACTGAACACACGtcccaaaaataaaacaactttacacaaatcaagacacTGACATCACCACTATTGTAATTTTTTAGCACCCATAAACCACGAAGTATCAGACTTACCAGACATTTGTAATTCTTCAGTTTATTTCATCCAATAATTGTGTTTTTCCTCATACTGTCGGGGTGTTAATCTGCGTCAACTGAGCTTTTTCAGACTTTTACAATTTTCCTTGCAGCATAGTTCAGTTTGGCGCCCTCTTTAGTCGTTAGCTCTTTCCCATTATCGACGACTGTTttacgttttttattttttattgggtATCGTCTGAATATCtttccaaaaatatttttatggaaatatttataacaacttaaaaacttcattttgaaaatgaaacgaCAGATCCATAACATATTTgttacttgtattttttttttaattttctagaaTCTTTTAACTTTTCATCAAATAGTTTCTGTGTCGTCAAGTGAAGCCgccatgttgtttatttggatgTCATGCAAAGTGTCAAAGTGAATGAGTGGCGATGACACAGAAACTATGGAGTAAGAAAATTCGGATTTAAGGTTATTTTTACATCGACAAAAACGTAATGGCAGACGTAGTGGAGAAGGGTGTCTCAGAGGACAAGCCCGTGGAGCCTGTGCCCGAAAACACCTACACAATTAGGCCgaattttatgcataagtaaGTGCTTACGTCTTACGAAAAATTGAGCGATGATTGATTGAATTAatatgttgttttgttgttaattttggtttttacccatacaccgttgtgttagcactgtatactcagtactttcacgagtattgtgaaaaaatatcacagcctgtgatatttttactcgggtgggattcgaacccacgacccttgcaattctagagcagtgtcttaccaactacgactaccgaggttgcccggcagctagaggcagttcgaatcctatgttttggcagcggttaccgcaacgatataataggtgttaaatttgcatcggggataaagaatattatttttggtttttgttttgttgttgcttgtTCCACAACATAGCATAGGATAGTCTCATATAGACATGATAGAGCAGGGACCAGTTGTTCGTTGCTTGAATTAATGATACCCGGTTTATGTGATTTTTGATGTTAAGTTACTAAAAAATACTAAATGAAACTGTAAGATCTAGCCGTATTGCAGTATCTCTTTTAGTAGTAGGTGATGTATACCTCACGAGTCCTTATATTTCATGGAGCTAGGAAGGTGATTCCCTGatgctccctggtcattgccttggttccTTCCCCTTTCCATTCAAAAATGAACAGGCATGCTCCACCATCATCCCATGTCATTAGATAGAAAGATAGATAGTCTGGTTTATTGCTTTTACACTCGTGGCCAATGAATGGCCAAATGAcagtaaaaattacaatttatacaaaaaaagtttacataaaAAGATAGTATGTGATATTGCTACTTCACTTTCGCTGTTTTGGGAAAAGGTGCCAAATCCTACCACTATTCTTCAACTCATTTTGACCTCAAGAAGTTGTATCCTATTTTACCAAATTCTATTACTTTTTCTGTTAAAACAAGTGAGGAAAATTAAACTTGTGTGTCAtcatctttaatttttttttatacatatttaTATTTTAACTCTTCATCTTGTTGTAGGCCCTATGTAATACACAAATTTCCTTGTTTTGGACTAATAAGAAAaagatttaaaatgtttttctttaataagTGCAGACAAAAGTGACTTTTTTAAATCAGaggtttatttttaaattttagataTCGCCCAGCAACTGCCAAGGAGGCAATTCATGTGGTATTGAATGAAATGTTGGCAGAGAAGCAGTATGATGCTGAAGAGACAACCGCTTGGTGTAAAGAAATCAGCTCCGAGATCAAAGAGAAACTGAAAGGTACTCCAAAGAGTTCATTTGATTCAGGTTTTGACGTTAAAAGTGAATCAGAACTAAATCAAGccataaacaagtcaacaaaaacaaattttcctGTGAGAAGCCATGACTTATTGAAAGGGAAATTActgtatttttcgagaaaataTTGATTTGTGGGGGGACTTAGCATGAAATATCATTCCAGCAACCTGGTTACATTTGTCAGTCCATGACTACCTAGAAAAAATGGTAGCAATTAGTGATGATTTGAAACCGCCCAACAGATGTTGCTACATTTAAATTCACATTCAAATGTTTGTCTACCGTCAATCAGTTCAAAATGATGTTTATTAACTTTGCATCGGGATGaatatataatttgtttgtttttacccttacactaaTGTGAAAAaggatttgtgtactttttatgttacaaaacacaacgtccacagagttacattcaacttacacggtttgaagataatgatattagaaAGTGGttataccttaaaatattacttgctgaggtgctttagtttttgagcaTCAAGTAAAAAATGTCACGGAAATACAttttcctgagacgaaaattttttttttatttttgtgacttgttttactattcctcaaaaactacagcacctcatcagcaagtaatattttaagagaagctttctaccatcaatatcttgatgtaaatctgtggacattgtgttttgtgtcctacaaaatgtACCTACCTTTTAGCActgtactttccccgagttttgtggaaacaaatccacaggcaaatccctgggattcgaacccacgacctttgcattgctagagcagatgtcttaccacaaGACCACCAGCTAGTC
The sequence above is a segment of the Asterias amurensis chromosome 12, ASM3211899v1 genome. Coding sequences within it:
- the LOC139944935 gene encoding dynein light chain Tctex-type protein 2B-like, producing the protein MADVVEKGVSEDKPVEPVPENTYTIRPNFMHKYRPATAKEAIHVVLNEMLAEKQYDAEETTAWCKEISSEIKEKLKALGLDRYKYIVQVVIGEQRGEGVKMGCRCFWDSDTDNYAQDIFMNDSLFCVAAAFGVFHY